The following proteins come from a genomic window of Oncorhynchus clarkii lewisi isolate Uvic-CL-2024 chromosome 23, UVic_Ocla_1.0, whole genome shotgun sequence:
- the LOC139381079 gene encoding serine/threonine-protein kinase LMTK1 isoform X1 has product MARKMLAILLMVIMSSSFFVPGFALSSHFNLDGAPLSGLSWPSSLAVVAVSLSGLFTFVFLMLACLCCKKGHIGFKEFENAEGEEYQADLSTLASPASQSGPDVYILPLTEVSLPMAKQPGRSVQLLKSTELGRHSLLYLKEIGDGWFGKVLLGEVNAGLSTTQVVVKELKASASVQDQMHFLEEAQPYRALQHPALLQCLAQCTEVTPYLLVMEFCPLGDVKGYMRSCRTADTMTPEPLILQRMACEIASGLLHLHKHNFIHSDLALRNCLLTADVTVKIGDYGLSHNKYKDDYFVTSDQMYVPLRWIAPELIDEVHGNLLVVGQSKQSNVWSLGVTIWELFELGNQPYRHYSDRQVLTYAVREQQLRLPKPLLNIPLAERWYEVMQFCWLQPDQRPNAEEVHLLLSYLCAKGANEAEEDFERRWNSLRPNPNAGPNSLHHGAGALAIDLPSSSFPLLEQFSGCDGYHSESGDDILTVTETSHGLNFEYKWEKARAGAEQPYHRAALSSSGTLGAVNYHRQDLYYPPGPGGMVGGCGGVAYYEPKMLHGSGVGVVPVLSACSPSVSAEYYVRMEEPGVDCHINMDLDYTMCSYSPDYQGSNGSFLTGSGSADSGECIMGMGACPSQAHSKPVDSYWSADIRKAGGGGAYDSDPDGSPAISLTMEPLLGQVSDSSPLRPWEAGHYVSYKDRDGGFYYEHSPPMGIGHHMGLGLDHHQHYLMGREHSPPEPHKESWGSRSLRQALGELENPLGISPSISTPPQGGGPPFGVGDPYLETTKGPGSIIGGSSVTGGYYDMMGSLRKTMPTMPGHTHSVSITMASEDSDEEEDIFSERQRINSSNTWPSNLSSHCTNNNSLGLGRSRQAGCRQQQDAYVDFLYTMPTTDIEDSWPEEHNLTFRSSVSAAVKPIDCLEATAASAKDSSCLSLGKHHTLIPSDNAYNTYIYLCHEREGEREVKPPPIECCHSHFVDPLTGLVVRNYTCDGYRDQIVEILNNEEESVNLSPAPGGPSVSKSTLTHNTNTTTTVTNLDHPVQYVDITMDDTLSIDHKQEVVTEDKGVLTDPKPEDMTMAMTAPLPSVNVPGLVCLVEPESELSHTLDSGLDRDHCSSISLVDISDCYTDDDDEDDDITDVTSGIFADEASAGDLNTSPSLAHPLKSLQKQVGTPDSMTSMDSMDLMPLAAGSTTEPFSPAFSSSHPSSSSPKAMDSGYDTENNESPEFVPKEPHNEPRDPKTFTQPLGESVLDTSLDEEGEEGGEEAEVAPPEDEDEPTLDEDVTLAASQITDKEKELAPLSEKNPYRDSAYFSDYENERLSRDDEDEKVGGDENVGVEEGEKEESLTRKRELNPLRIEEEEGEGEMSLTEKRELSPLHIEEEEEGEGEVSLTEKRELSPLHIEEEEEGEGEVSLTEKRELSPLHIEEEEEEESLTERELSPLHIEEEEESLTEKREHSPLHIEEEEEEDETLALLEESEDPEMEGCLTEECHHDEGLELGLELASNISGEVEEGSEGWPAQEEPSSLGDWAAEVVGAMEEALGELKRSSSTETNSGTKEEEEEEGERRDMEDSSEALELADVLQEASCERSESIDKDDDDEENGPPARRQRFSSSSPPSIPPSPLPPMTPPPVRVSLTDGGEADEEDGDGDSDDSESDEELRCYSVQEEQSGGEESEEENHVVPIVVSDCSDAHNLRSLLKVPTTLTSESLADDLLGRKKKVVSFFDDVTVYLFDQQSPTKELAEHGFSPEAETSGQGSESKQPTSDDSSDGNISEESAGYEWEDDFPLLPLPTSSSKMAASSSASTPSTPSLPATSKAPEPKPAVQYSRFTVSPSHVSRFSITHVSDSDIDSGPGSSEDGDRE; this is encoded by the exons TCCAACTCCTGAAGTCCACAGAGCTCGGTCGCCACAGTCTTCTCTACTTGAAGGAGATCGGCGATGGCTGGTTCGGAAAG GTTCTCCTGGGGGAGGTGAATGCGGGTCTCAGCACCACCCAGGTGGTGGTTAAGGAGCTGAAGGCCAGTGCCAGTGTTCAGGACCAGATGCACTTCCTGGAAGAGGCCCAGCCATACCG TGCCCTCCAGCACCCAGCCCTCCTGCAGTGCCTGGCGCAGTGCACTGAGGTCACCCCTTACCTGCTGGTCATGGAGTTCTGCCCTTTG GGTGATGTGAAAGGGTACATGCGGAGCTGTCGGACTGCAGACACAATGACCCCTGAACCCCTGATACTGCAGAGGATGGCCTGTGAGATTGCCTCAGGACTCCTGCACCTACACAAACACAACTTCATACACAG TGACTTGGCCCTGAGAAACTGCCTTCTGACCGCTGATGTCACAGTGAAGATTGGAGACTACGGCCTGTCACACAATAAGTACAAAGATGACTACTTTGTGACGTCAGACCAGATGTACGTGCCACTGCGTTGGATCGCTCCAGAACTCATAGATGAAGTCCATGGCAACCTACTGGTAGTAGGCCAGAGCAAACAGAGCAACGTCTG GTCTCTGGGCGTGACTATCTGGGAGTTGTTTGAGTTGGGCAACCAGCCGTACAGACACTATTCTGACAGACAGGTCCTGACGTACGCTGTGAGGGAACAGCAGCTCCGACTGCCCAAGCCCCTGCTCAATATACCCCTGGCAGAGCGCTG GTATGAGGTGATGCAGTTCTGCTGGCTCCAACCAGACCAGAGGCCCAATGCAGAGGAGGTCCACCTGTTACTCAGCTACCTGTGTGCCAAGGGGGCCAACGAGGCCGAGGAGGACTTTGAGAGGCGCTGGAACTCCCTGCGTCCCAACCCCAACGCTGGCCCCAACAGCCTCCACCATGGGGCAGGAGCCCTGGCCATTG acctcccctcctcctccttccccctgcTGGAGCAGTTCTCTGGATGCGACGGCTACCACAGTGAGTCAGGAGATGATATACTGACCGTGACCGAGACCAGCCACGGCCTGAACTTCGAGTACAAGTGGGAGAAGGCTCGGGCGGGGGCGGAGCAGCCTTACCACCGTGCTGCCTTGTCCTCCAGCGGTACCCTGGGGGCCGTCAACTACCACCGCCAGGACCTGTACTACCCCCCTGGGCCAGGGGGCATGGTGGGGGGCTGTGGTGGGGTGGCCTACTACGAGCCCAAGATGCTGCATGGTTCTGGGGTCGGGGTGGTGCCGGTGCTCAGCGCCTGTAGTCCTTCAGTGAGCGCTGAGTACTACGTCCGCATGGAGGAGCCTGGTGTGGACTGTCACATCAACATGGACCTGGACTACACCATGTGCTCCTACAGCCCAGACTACCAGGGCAGCAACGGGAGCTTCCTGACAGGCAGTGGCAGTGCAGACTCAGGGGAGTGTATTATGGGGATGGGTGCATGTCCCTCCCAGGCCCACTCCAAGCCTGTGGACTCGTACTGGTCGGCAGACATCCGTAAAGCTGGGGGTGGTGGAGCGTATGACTCGGACCCAGATGGAAGCCCGGCCATCTCCCTGACCATGGAACCCCTGCTGGGGCAAGTCTCTGACTCCAGCCCCCTGAGACCCTGGGAGGCTGGTCATTACGTCTCCTACAAGGACCGGGATGGGGGGTTCTACTACGAACACTCACCCCCTATGGGCATAGGCCACCACATGGGTCTGGGTCTGGACCATCACCAGCACTACCTGATGGGGCGGGAACACTCTCCCCCCGAGCCCCACAAGGAGAGCTGGGGGTCCCGGAGCCTGCGTCAGGCCCTGGGGGAACTGGAAAACCCTCTGGGGATATCTCCCTCCATCAGTACCCCTCCCCAGGGTGGTGGTCCTCCTTTTGGAGTAGGGGACCCCTACCTGGAGACGACCAAGGGACCAGGCTCCATCATTGGGGGGAGTAGCGTCACTGGGGGTTACTATGACATGATGGGTTCTCTGAGGAAAACCATGCCGACCATGCCAGGCCACACCCACTCAGTCAGCATCACCATGGCGTCGGAAGACTCGGACGAGGAAGAGGATATATTCTCAGAGAGGCAGAGAATCAACAGTAGTAACACCTGGCCCTCTAATCTCTCTAGCCATTGCACTAACAACAACAGTCTAGGCCTGGGCCGTAGTAGACAGGCTGGCTGTAGGCAACAACAGGATGCCTATGTAGACTTTCTCTACACTATGCCCACTACCGACATAGAGGACTCGTGGCCTGAGGAGCACAACCTGACCTTCCGCTCCTCTGTCTCTGCTGCAGTTAAACCCATAGACTGCCTGGAGGCTACGGCGGCTTCGGCTAAAGACAGCAGCTGTCTATCCCTGGGGAAGCATCATACCCTGATACCCTCTGACAACGCCTACAACACCTACATCTATCTGTGCcatgagagggagggggagagggaggtgaagcCGCCACCAATCGAGTGCTGCCACTCTCATTTCGTCGACCCCCTTACAGGCCTAGTGGTGCGAAACTACACCTGTGATGGCTACAGAGATCAGATTGTAGAGATACTCAACAACGAGGAAGAGAGTGTGAATCTGTCTCCAGCACCGGGAGGGCCTAGTGTGTCTAAATCAACCCTgacacacaacactaacacaacCACAACCGTAACCAACCTTGACCACCCTGTTCAGTATGTTGACATCACTATGGACGATACCCTTTCCATAGACCACAAGCAAGAGGTTGTCACAGAAGACAAAGGGGTTCTCACTGATCCTAAACCAGAGGACATGACTATGGCTATGACTGCCCCACTTCCCTCAGTGAATGTGCCTGGCCTAGTCTGCTTGGTTGAGCCAGAGTCAGAGCTGAGCCATACCTTAGACAGCGGCCTGGACAGAGACCACTGCTCCAGCATCAGTCTAGTGGACATCTCCGACTGCTATACCGACGACGATGATGAAGACGATGACATTACTGACGTGACCTCAGGGATCTTTGCTGACGAGGCATCGGCCGGGGACCTTAACACCTCCCCCTCCTTGGCCCATCCCCTCAAGTCCCTGCAGAAGCAGGTGGGAACACCCGATTCCATGACTTCCATGGATTCCATGGACCTGATGCCTTTAGCGGCCGGCTCCACCACAGAGCCATTCAGCCCTGCCTTCAGCTCCTCCCACCCATCTAGTTCCTCCCCCAAGGCAATGGATAGCGGGTACGACACAGAGAATAACGAGAGCCCAGAGTTTGTCCCCAAGGAGCCCCACAATGAGCCCCGGGACCCAAAGACATTCACCCAGCCACTTGGGGAGTCTGTCCTGGACACCAGCCtggatgaagagggggaggaggggggagaggaggccGAGGTGGCTCCACCGGAGGATGAGGATGAACCTACCCTGGATGAAGATGTGACTCTAGCAGCCTCACAGATCACAGACAAAGAGAAGGAGCTGGCCCCCCTAAGTGAGAAGAACCCTTACAGGGACTCTGCCTACTTCTCTGACTATGAGAATGAGCGCCTTTCCAGGGATGATGAGGATGAGAAAGTGGGGGGTGATGAAAATgtaggagtggaggagggagaaaaggaggagagccTGACAAGGAAGAGGGAACTCAACCCTCTTcgtatagaggaagaggagggagagggggagatgagccTGACAGAGAAGAGGGAACTCAGCCCTCTtcatatagaggaagaggaggagggagagggggaggtgagccTGACAGAGAAGAGGGAACTCAGCCCTCTtcatatagaggaagaggaggagggagagggggaggtgagccTGACAGAGAAGAGGGAACTCAGCCCTCTtcatatagaggaagaggaggaggaggagagtctgACAGAGAGGGAGCTCAGCCCTCTtcatatagaggaagaggaggagagcctGACAGAGAAGAGGGAACACAGCCCTCTtcatatagaggaagaggaggaggaagatgagaccTTAGCTCTTCTGGAGGAGAGTGAAGACCCAGAGATGGAGGGTTGCTTGACAGAAGAGTGCCACCATGATGaagggctggagctggggctagAATTGGCCTCTAATATCTCAGGAGAAGTAGAGGAAGGGTCAGAGGGATGGCCTGCCCAGGAGGAGCCCTCTTCCCTGGGAGACTGGGCAGCAGAGGTGGTGGGGGCTATGGAAGAAGCCCTGGGGGAACTCAAGAGGAGCAGCAGTACTGAAACCAACTCTGGTaccaaggaggaggaggaagaggaaggagagcgaAGAGACATGGAGGACTCATCTGAAGCCTTAGAATTAGCAGATGTCCTACAAGAAGCATCTTGCGAAAGGTCAGAGAGCATTGACAAGGACGATGATGATGAAGAGAACGGACCTCCTGCACGACGTCAacgcttctcctcctcctcccctccctccattcctccatcacCTCTCCCCCCGATGACTCCCCCTCCGGTCCGGGTGTCGCTCACAGACGGGGGGGAGGCGGATGAGGAGGACGGAGATGGTGACTCGGATGACAGTGAGTCAGATGAGGAGCTGAGGTGTTACAGTGTTCAAGAGGAgcagagtggaggggaggagagcgaggaggagaACCATGTGGTACCCATCGTGGTCAGCGACTGTAGCGATGCTCATAACCTACGTAGTCTACTGAAGGTGCCCACCACGCTCACCTCCGAGTCGCTCGCTGATGACTTGCTGGGACGAAAGAAGAAGGTGGTGTCCTTCTTTGATGATGTCACTGTTTACTTGTTTGACCAG CAGAGCCCAACTAAAGAGCTGGCTGAGCATGGTTTCTCTCCAGAAGCTGAGACCAGCGGACAGGGTTCAGAGAGCAAACAACCAACCTCTGATGACTCCTCAGATGGAAACATCTCAGAAGAGA GTGCAGGGTATGAGTGGGAGGATGACTTCCCCTTGTTGCCCCTCCCGACTTCCTCATCCAAGATGGCTGCCTCCTCCTCAGCCTCAACCCCCTCCACACCCAGCCTGCCCGCCACCTCCAAGGCCCCGGAGCCCAAACCAGCGGTGCAGTACTCCCGCTTCACCGTTTCCCCTAGCCATGTGTCTCGCTTCTCCATCACACACGTCTCCGACTCCGACATAGACTCTGGTCCAG gGAGCAGTGAGGATGGGgacagagagtag